The Methylobacterium currus genome contains a region encoding:
- a CDS encoding methyl-accepting chemotaxis protein, whose protein sequence is MRKSLQTLSIRGRVVAGFGLILVLLLMVAGLSLAAIAGLEASLDLHEIRTREVDATHAIDRGLAELRRLAGRALASGTDADRAAADEAADAVRAAIDTGVSVTAGQDLAGRMEEIASLFAAYRSAWAAGAELRGQQRDLAETTVTPLSEKLRTDAQFVIARINALGESGPTQIAVKASEQLGTARMALQRLVAGGRPDDLAASDAGFASFAQRLALIARGLDGSQEASQIGKVLRSVEALQGAYRTFAAMSAELDTTAAGEMAASEQRIAAAVAAIRDAAAASRHASRQAAEAEAATTQRLQLAATAGAGVLAILLALLVGRSIARPVTAIAAAMRRMSEGDLATAVPGVGRGDEIGAMARLLVEFGARLAEAEAARAVRAAEASRSAQAHRAALARVADGFEASIGAIAGAVAAAAGRLQDTAESMSDASADMSRQAAVAATASGDASASVASVAGAAEALTASIRAISHQVADSVEAARRAAADADATAADVRALSEAARTVGTVVELIGDVASQTNLLALNATIEAARAGAAGRGFAVVAAEVKALAGQAAGAAGEITARVGAIQASTETSSAAMTRITRAVTEICTVSDAVARAVGDQDVTVREIAAGAQRAADGTGAVSGSAGAVSRSAEQAARAAAEVLDASRALSSQSRRLQEELAGFLASVRAA, encoded by the coding sequence ATGCGCAAATCGCTGCAGACTCTCTCGATCCGCGGCAGGGTCGTGGCCGGCTTCGGGCTGATCCTGGTCCTGCTCCTGATGGTCGCCGGCCTGTCGCTCGCGGCGATTGCCGGCCTCGAGGCGTCGCTCGACCTCCACGAGATCCGCACCCGCGAGGTCGACGCCACTCACGCCATCGACCGCGGGCTGGCCGAGCTGCGCCGGCTGGCCGGCCGCGCCCTGGCGAGCGGAACCGACGCGGACCGGGCGGCCGCCGACGAGGCCGCGGATGCGGTGCGGGCTGCCATCGATACCGGAGTGTCGGTCACGGCGGGCCAGGATCTCGCCGGCCGCATGGAGGAGATCGCCAGCCTGTTCGCCGCCTATCGCAGCGCCTGGGCGGCAGGCGCCGAGTTGCGGGGGCAGCAGCGCGACCTCGCCGAGACGACCGTCACGCCGCTGAGCGAGAAGCTGCGGACCGACGCCCAGTTCGTCATCGCCCGGATCAACGCCCTCGGGGAGAGCGGGCCGACGCAGATCGCCGTGAAGGCCAGCGAGCAGCTCGGCACCGCCCGCATGGCGCTCCAGCGCCTCGTCGCGGGCGGTCGCCCGGACGATCTCGCGGCGAGCGATGCGGGCTTCGCCAGCTTCGCGCAGCGGCTCGCACTGATCGCGCGGGGCCTCGACGGGAGCCAGGAGGCATCGCAGATCGGCAAGGTGCTGCGCAGCGTCGAAGCCTTGCAGGGCGCCTACCGGACCTTCGCGGCGATGTCGGCCGAACTGGACACGACCGCGGCCGGGGAGATGGCCGCGTCGGAGCAGCGGATCGCCGCGGCCGTCGCGGCGATCCGGGACGCCGCCGCCGCCTCGCGCCACGCCAGCCGCCAAGCCGCCGAGGCTGAGGCCGCGACGACGCAGCGCCTCCAGCTCGCGGCCACCGCCGGCGCCGGCGTGCTCGCCATTCTCCTCGCGCTGCTGGTCGGCCGCTCCATCGCCCGTCCGGTCACCGCGATCGCCGCCGCGATGCGGCGGATGTCCGAGGGCGACCTCGCCACGGCGGTTCCGGGCGTGGGACGGGGCGACGAGATCGGCGCCATGGCCCGTCTCCTGGTCGAGTTCGGCGCCCGGCTCGCCGAGGCCGAGGCGGCCCGGGCGGTCAGGGCTGCGGAAGCTTCGCGCAGCGCGCAGGCCCATCGCGCGGCGCTCGCCCGGGTCGCCGACGGGTTCGAGGCCAGCATCGGTGCCATCGCGGGGGCGGTGGCGGCGGCGGCCGGGCGGCTCCAGGACACGGCCGAGTCGATGTCGGACGCCTCCGCCGACATGTCTCGCCAGGCGGCGGTCGCCGCGACGGCCTCCGGCGACGCCTCGGCGAGCGTCGCCTCGGTCGCTGGCGCGGCGGAGGCGCTGACCGCCTCGATCCGGGCCATCAGCCACCAGGTCGCAGACTCGGTGGAAGCCGCACGCCGGGCCGCGGCCGATGCCGACGCCACCGCGGCGGATGTGCGGGCGCTATCGGAGGCGGCCCGGACCGTCGGCACCGTGGTCGAGCTGATCGGCGACGTCGCGTCGCAGACGAACCTTCTCGCGCTCAACGCGACGATCGAGGCGGCGCGGGCCGGCGCGGCGGGCCGGGGTTTCGCCGTGGTGGCCGCGGAGGTGAAGGCGCTCGCCGGGCAGGCGGCCGGAGCGGCCGGCGAGATCACCGCGCGCGTCGGTGCGATCCAGGCCTCGACCGAGACCTCGAGCGCCGCGATGACCCGCATCACCCGGGCGGTGACCGAGATCTGCACCGTGTCGGACGCGGTCGCCCGCGCCGTCGGCGACCAGGACGTCACCGTGCGGGAGATCGCCGCCGGCGCCCAGCGCGCCGCCGACGGCACCGGCGCCGTCAGCGGCAGCGCCGGTGCGGTCAGCCGCTCGGCCGAGCAGGCGGCACGCGCCGCCGCGGAGGTTCTGGACGCCTCGCGCGCCCTGTCGTCCCAGTCGCGGCGGCTCCAGGAGGAGCTGGCGGGCTTCCTCGCCAGCGTGCGGGCGGCCTGA
- a CDS encoding adenine phosphoribosyltransferase, which produces MDPRTLSALKDAIRSIPDYPKPGIVFRDITTLLGDARTFRRAVDELVHPFAGGRIDQVAGIEARGFILGGAIAHQLSSGFVPIRKKGKLPHTTVSIAYALEYGTDEMEIHSDAVKPGDRVILVDDLIATGGTATAAVELLRRIGAEVVAACFVIDLPELGGADRLRALDLPVRTLVEFEGH; this is translated from the coding sequence ATGGACCCGCGCACCCTGTCCGCCCTCAAGGACGCGATCCGCTCGATCCCGGACTACCCGAAGCCCGGCATCGTCTTTCGCGACATCACCACCCTGCTCGGCGACGCCCGCACCTTCCGGCGCGCGGTGGACGAGCTGGTGCATCCCTTCGCGGGCGGCCGGATCGACCAGGTCGCCGGCATCGAGGCGCGGGGCTTCATCCTCGGCGGCGCGATCGCCCACCAGCTCTCTTCGGGCTTCGTGCCGATCCGCAAGAAGGGCAAGCTGCCCCACACCACGGTCTCGATCGCCTATGCGCTCGAATACGGCACCGACGAGATGGAGATCCATTCCGACGCGGTGAAGCCCGGCGACCGGGTGATCCTGGTCGACGACCTGATCGCCACCGGGGGCACCGCCACGGCGGCAGTCGAGCTGTTGCGCCGGATCGGCGCCGAGGTGGTGGCGGCCTGCTTCGTCATCGACCTGCCGGAGCTCGGCGGCGCCGACCGCCTGCGCGCCCTCGACCTGCCGGTGCGCACCCTGGTCGAGTTCGAGGGGCATTGA
- a CDS encoding tetratricopeptide repeat protein, with translation MRRPRIVASPRLATLALLGIVSVAAGARSVPAEAATPGAASPSAPSPGAASPGFGATNTFGASKSTTLPGAATLPPAPSNDPNADLAYGAYQRGFYVTAFREATKRLEKNKTDFPAMTLLAELYSQGLGVRQDPARAAEWYRLAANLGDPHAAATLGMMQIEGRGVPKDLGAGRALLEKAAARSDATASYNLALILLGTGAPADLTRAIELLRQAAHQELAPAQHALGVLYLQGRGVAKDTTKAAGWFRRAADNGDLAGEVEFSILLFNGEGVPKDEVRAARYFRHAAFRGNAVAQNRVARLYASGRGVAKNLVEAAAWDMAARAQGLSDTWLTQAVSGLTPEEKARAERLAADRAGP, from the coding sequence ATGCGGCGTCCTCGCATCGTGGCCTCGCCTCGCCTCGCGACGCTGGCGCTGCTCGGGATCGTGAGCGTCGCGGCCGGGGCCCGATCGGTCCCGGCCGAAGCCGCGACCCCGGGAGCTGCCTCGCCGAGCGCTCCCTCACCAGGAGCCGCCTCGCCCGGCTTCGGCGCGACCAACACCTTCGGGGCGTCCAAGTCGACGACCCTGCCGGGCGCGGCCACCCTCCCGCCCGCGCCGTCGAACGACCCGAATGCCGACCTCGCCTACGGCGCCTATCAGCGCGGCTTCTACGTCACGGCGTTCCGGGAGGCGACGAAGCGGCTGGAGAAGAACAAGACCGACTTTCCCGCCATGACCCTGCTGGCGGAGCTGTACAGCCAGGGCCTCGGCGTGCGCCAGGATCCGGCGCGGGCCGCCGAGTGGTACCGCCTGGCCGCCAATCTCGGCGATCCCCACGCCGCCGCCACCCTCGGCATGATGCAGATCGAGGGCCGCGGCGTGCCGAAGGACTTAGGGGCCGGCCGCGCCCTCCTGGAGAAGGCCGCCGCGCGCTCCGACGCCACCGCGAGCTACAACCTGGCCCTGATCCTGCTCGGCACCGGCGCGCCGGCCGACCTGACCCGGGCGATCGAGCTCCTGCGCCAAGCGGCCCACCAGGAACTGGCCCCGGCCCAGCACGCGCTCGGCGTGCTCTATCTCCAGGGCCGCGGAGTGGCGAAGGACACGACCAAGGCGGCCGGCTGGTTCCGCCGCGCCGCCGATAACGGCGACCTCGCCGGGGAGGTCGAGTTCTCGATCCTGCTGTTCAACGGCGAGGGCGTGCCGAAGGACGAGGTCCGCGCCGCCCGCTACTTCCGGCACGCCGCCTTCCGGGGCAACGCCGTCGCGCAGAACCGCGTCGCCCGCCTCTATGCCAGCGGCCGCGGCGTCGCGAAGAACCTCGTCGAGGCCGCCGCCTGGGACATGGCCGCCCGGGCGCAAGGCCTGTCCGATACCTGGCTGACCCAGGCGGTGTCCGGCCTCACCCCGGAGGAGAAGGCGCGGGCGGAGCGGCTGGCGGCGGACCGGGCGGGGCCGTGA
- a CDS encoding inositol monophosphatase family protein → MIVSPLMTVMVDAVRKAARGLKRDFGEIENLQVSRKGPGDFVTAADRKAEATLREALMKARPGYGLIMEESGIIEGQDKTHTWHVDPLDGTTNFLHGVPHFCISVGLEREGTIVAAVIYEPIKDELYIAERGKGAFLNNKRLRVAGRQDLADSLALYGSPYLGRGSHPRLLKELAAVMAVTGGVRQTGSAALDLAAVACGRADVYWERDIKTWDMAAGLLLVREAGGFATSADGGADPMSAGSVACGNEVLQRELVAILRKIGG, encoded by the coding sequence ATGATCGTCTCCCCCCTGATGACCGTGATGGTCGACGCCGTGCGCAAGGCGGCGCGCGGGCTCAAGCGCGATTTCGGCGAGATCGAGAACCTGCAGGTCTCGCGGAAGGGACCGGGCGACTTCGTCACCGCGGCCGACCGCAAGGCCGAGGCGACCCTGCGCGAGGCCTTGATGAAGGCACGGCCAGGCTACGGCCTCATCATGGAGGAGAGCGGAATCATCGAGGGCCAGGACAAGACCCATACCTGGCACGTCGACCCCCTCGACGGCACCACCAACTTCCTGCACGGCGTGCCGCATTTCTGCATCTCGGTCGGCCTCGAGCGCGAGGGCACGATCGTCGCGGCGGTGATCTACGAGCCGATCAAGGACGAGCTCTACATCGCCGAGCGCGGCAAGGGCGCCTTCCTCAACAACAAGCGCCTGCGGGTCGCCGGCCGGCAGGACCTCGCCGACAGCCTGGCGCTCTACGGCTCGCCCTATCTCGGCCGCGGCAGCCATCCGCGCCTGCTCAAGGAACTGGCCGCCGTGATGGCGGTGACCGGCGGCGTGCGCCAGACCGGCTCGGCCGCCCTCGACCTCGCGGCGGTGGCCTGCGGCCGAGCGGATGTCTACTGGGAGCGCGACATCAAGACCTGGGACATGGCCGCGGGCCTGCTCCTGGTGCGCGAGGCCGGGGGCTTCGCCACCAGCGCCGATGGCGGCGCCGATCCGATGAGCGCCGGCTCGGTCGCCTGCGGCAACGAGGTGCTGCAGCGCGAGCTGGTCGCCATCCTTCGCAAGATCGGCGGCTGA